Proteins from one Thermus islandicus DSM 21543 genomic window:
- the sufC gene encoding Fe-S cluster assembly ATPase SufC, producing MNQLEIRDLWASVNGEPILKGVNLVVPKGEVHALMGPNGAGKSTLGKILAGDPEYQVEKGDILLDGESLLDLSPDERARKGLFLAFQYPVEVPGVTMANFLRLALQARLGREVGVAEFWGKVKKALELLDWDESYLSRYLNEGFSGGEKKRNEILQLLVLEPTYAVLDETDSGLDIDALKVVARGVNAMRGPNFGALVITHYQRILNYIQPDVVHVLMDGRVVATGGPELALKLEEKGYEWLKERVKEGA from the coding sequence ATGAACCAACTGGAGATCCGCGACCTCTGGGCTTCGGTGAACGGAGAACCCATCCTCAAGGGGGTGAACCTGGTGGTCCCCAAGGGGGAGGTGCACGCCCTCATGGGGCCTAACGGGGCCGGCAAGAGCACCCTAGGGAAGATCCTCGCGGGGGACCCAGAGTACCAGGTGGAAAAGGGGGACATCCTCCTGGACGGGGAGAGCCTCCTGGACCTCTCCCCCGACGAAAGGGCCAGGAAGGGCCTTTTCCTGGCCTTCCAGTACCCCGTGGAAGTACCCGGGGTGACCATGGCCAACTTCCTCCGCCTGGCCCTCCAGGCAAGGCTTGGCCGGGAGGTGGGGGTGGCGGAGTTCTGGGGCAAAGTGAAGAAGGCCTTGGAGCTTCTGGACTGGGACGAAAGCTACCTCTCCCGCTACCTCAACGAGGGCTTCTCCGGAGGGGAGAAGAAGCGGAACGAGATCCTGCAGCTTTTGGTCCTCGAGCCCACCTATGCCGTCTTGGACGAGACGGACTCGGGCCTGGACATTGACGCCCTCAAGGTGGTGGCCCGGGGAGTGAACGCCATGCGGGGACCCAACTTCGGCGCCTTGGTCATCACCCACTACCAGCGCATCCTCAACTACATCCAGCCCGACGTGGTCCACGTGTTGATGGACGGCCGGGTGGTGGCCACGGGGGGCCCCGAGCTCGCCCTGAAGCTGGAGGAGAAGGGCTACGAGTGGCTTAAGGAGAGGGTCAAGGAGGGGGCATGA